A region from the Thermodesulfobacteriota bacterium genome encodes:
- a CDS encoding FHA domain-containing protein produces MAATEIAVQIVHIEGPRKGQIDEPAGPVITVGRSRDADVTFPADLRIVSRKHAEIRRQGNSFLLVNLSPNGCLVNGRPADNVYLKQGDVLTFAEGGPKVSFLSAVKAAPRATRPAPAYSPAPRPAAPAAPPPGPTPAAVRPAPAARGEVAPYTIQYGTSIQSFKKPAVKLGRDASSDFVLDHPRVFGTHAELFFQQGQYFLRDLTESRATLLNGKPIAAPTPLQEGDVLAFGEGGPRLKYIGTGRFSEVIA; encoded by the coding sequence ATGGCTGCCACGGAGATCGCCGTCCAAATCGTCCACATCGAGGGGCCGCGCAAGGGGCAGATCGACGAGCCGGCGGGTCCCGTCATCACCGTCGGGCGAAGCCGGGACGCAGACGTGACCTTCCCCGCAGACCTGCGCATCGTCTCCCGAAAACACGCGGAGATCCGGCGTCAGGGAAACAGTTTCCTCCTCGTGAACCTCAGCCCCAACGGGTGCCTCGTCAACGGCCGCCCGGCCGACAACGTCTACTTGAAGCAGGGCGACGTCCTCACCTTCGCCGAGGGGGGGCCGAAGGTCAGCTTCCTGTCGGCGGTCAAGGCTGCCCCACGGGCGACGCGGCCTGCGCCCGCGTACTCCCCGGCGCCCCGGCCGGCCGCACCTGCTGCGCCCCCTCCGGGCCCAACCCCGGCAGCCGTGCGACCCGCGCCCGCCGCCCGGGGCGAGGTCGCGCCCTACACCATCCAGTACGGCACATCCATCCAGTCGTTCAAGAAGCCGGCGGTCAAGCTGGGCCGGGACGCCTCGAGCGACTTCGTCCTCGACCATCCGCGGGTCTTCGGCACCCACGCCGAGCTCTTTTTCCAGCAGGGGCAGTACTTCCTGCGCGACCTCACCGAGAGCCGGGCCACGCTCCTGAACGGCAAGCCGATCGCGGCTCCCACCCCCTTGCAGGAGGGCGACGTCCTCGCCTTCGGCGAAGGGGGGCCCCGGCTCAAGTACATCGGCACGGGCCGCTTCTCGGAGGTGATCGCCTAA